GTTTTCGGCAGCCACCAGGGTGATCTCGCCCTTGGGGTTGGGATGGGTCAGGCGCTGCATCGACTCGTCGGACAGCTCGGTGACCGACTGCAGCAGGCGGTCGCGGATTTCCTCCGGCCCGAACAGGCTGAAAGCGGCCTTCAACGGTGCGCCGTCTTCCGGACGGATCGGGCGGATCAGCAGTTCGTGGCCGCTGGGAGCCTTGAAGATTTCGTGCCAGGGCGGCATGCGGTTACGGGTAGCCATACCGGTGATTCCTTGGTGGTCTTCGGATTCTCGCATCCCCGGGGGCGCGTTCCGTGAACGGAACGCTCACGCCGGTCATTCGGCCTGCTTGAGCCACTGCAGGCGGGTAGTGGCGCCAGCTTCGCCCAGATGCTGCTTGAGCGCGGGCATGGCCGGGGCCAGCACCTGGTCGAACTGCCAGGGCGGGTTGAGCAGCAGCATGCCACTGCCGTTTAGCCTGAGGGGAGAGTCGTCGGGCCGCACCAGTAGTTCTACTGTAAGCACCGACTTCACCGGCAGGGCGCAGGCCTTGCGCAGGAAATGCAGGATGGTGCGGCGCTGCTTGATCGGGAACCAGATCGCGAAGCTGGCCTGCGGCCAACGCCCCAGGATCTCGCCCACCGAGGCGAGGATGCGCTGGTACTCGGCGTCCTGGCCCTCGTACGGCGGGTCGATCAGGACCAGGCCGCGGCCGATCTTGACCCCGTTGGCCTTGGGCGGCAGCAGCGCCTTGTTCTGTGCGTACCCGTCGGCGTGCAGCACTGCAACCCGACTGTCGTGCGCGAACAGGGCCTTCAGCGACGCCGTTTCGGCGTCCTGCAGTTCGCACACCGCCATGCGGTCCTGCTCGCGCATGGCCTGCGCGCTGAGCAGCGGCGAACCCGGGTAGCTGACCATCGCGCCGACCGGATTGTCGGCCTGCACCGCCTTGAGATAGCGCTCCACCACGGCCGGCAGGGTCGGCTGTGCCATCAGTCGCATCACGCCGTCTTCGGCCTCCAGGGTCTTGCGGCTCTCCTCGCTGGCCAGCAGGTAGCGGCCGGCGCCGCCATGGGTGTCCAGCACGAAGAACGGGCTGTCCTTGCGCTTGAAGCTGTCGAGCAGGGCAAGCTGCACGATGTGCTTGAGCACATCGGCGTGGTTGCCGGCATGGAAGGCGTGGTGGTAATTCATCGGCGCAGTGTACGGCGCGGCGGCCCCAGCGGCTATGCTGCGCGCATGAACCGCCCCCCGCATACCGTCCTGGTCGTCGAAGACGAGGCTGCCATCGCCGATACCGTGCTCTATGCGCTGCGCAGCGAGGGCTACGCTGCGGAGCACTGCCTGCTGGGCGCGCATGCCCTGCAACGGCTGCGCCAGGTGCCGGTGGACGTGGTGGTGCTGGACGTGGGCCTGCCGGACATGAGCGGGTTCGAGGTGTGCCGCGCGCTGCGCACCTTCAGCCAGGTGCCGGTGATCTTCCTGACCGCCCGCAACGACGAGTTCGACCGGGTGCTGGGGCTGGAGCTCGGGGCCGACGACTACATGGCCAAGCCGTTCTCGCCGCGCGAACTGGTGGCGCGGGTGCGTGCCCGGCTGCGCCGCAGCGGGCCGGTGGAGGAGGCCGGGGTGGTGCGCTGGCAGCCGCACGGCCGTTTCGCGATCGACCGAGAGGGCCGCCGCATCCGGTTCGACGACAAGGCATTGGACCTGACCCGCTACGAGTACGCGCTGCTGGCCGCGCTGCTCCAACGCCCCGGTGCCATCCTCAGCCGCGCCCAGCTGATGGACCGGGGCTGGGACAGCGACACCGACAGCGCCGACCGCACCGTGGACACCCACGTGAAGACCCTGCGCATCAAACTGCGCGCGGCCGGGGCGGACCCCGACCCGATCCGCACCCATCGCGGCGTGGGTTACGCCCTGGAGGTGTAGCGTGCGGCTGGGCCTGAAACTGTTCCTGGGCTTCTTCCTGATCGTGGGCATCGCCGCGTTCTTCGTGATGCGCGTGTTCGTCAATGAAGTGAAGCCGGGGGTGCGCCAGGCGATGGAGGCGACCCTGGTGGACGCGGCCAACGTGCTGGCGGAGATGGCCGCGCCCGACCTCAAGGCTGGCCATATCGACAACGGCCCGTTCGTAGCCAACCTGGCGCGCGCGCAGCGTCGCGACCCGAAGGCGATGGTGTGGCGCTTCCCCAAGCGCAGCCTCGACTACCGCGTGACCATCACCGATGCGCGCGGGATCGTGGTGTACGACTCCACCGGCCAGGACATCGGCCGCGACAATTCGCGCTGGAACGACGTCTACCGCACCCTGCGCGGCGAGTACGGCGCGCGTTCCAGCCCGGAGACGCCCGGCGACGAGGTGCACTCGGTGATGCACGTGGCCGCGCCGATCCATGACCCGGCCGATGCCACCCGCCTGATCGGTGTGCTCACCCTGGCCCAGCCCAACCGCAGCATCGACCCGTTCATCGCGGCCAGCCAGCGCGCCATCCTGCAGCGCAGCGCGTGGCTGATCGGGATTTCGGCACTGATCGGGTTGTTGATGACCGCTTGGCTGATGCATGGCGTGAACCGGCTGAACCGTTATGCCCAGGCGGTCAGTGCCGGTGAGCCGGTAGCGCCGCCCAAGCCGCGCCGCGACGAGATCGGCGACCTGGGCCGCGCGCTGGAAACCATGCGCCGCAAGCTGGAAGGCAAGGCGTACGTGGAGCAGTACGTACAGTCGCTGACCCACGAGATGAAGAGCCCGCTGGCGGCCATCCGCGGCGCGGCCGAGCTGCTGCAGGAGCCGCTGCCTGAGGCGGACCGGGTGCACTTCGCGCGCAGCATCCAGGGCCAGGAGCAGCGCCTGACCGAAACCATCGACAAGCTGCTGGCGCTGGCGGAGGTGGAGCAGCATGGCTGGCTGCAGACGCGCGAGCGGATTGCGGTGGCGCCGCTGCTGCAGGCCGCCGCAGATGCAGTGGCGGTGCGGGCGCAGGCGGCCGGGGTCGGCGTTGACGTTGAGGCGGGGGCGGACCTGGAAGTGCAGGGCGACGCCTACCTGCTGCGGCAGGCGTTGAACAACCTGCTGGAAAATGCGCTCGCGTTTTCAACGGAGGGCAGTCGGATCACCTTGGGCGCGGTGCGCGAGGGCGATGCGGTGGTGCTGCGCGTGGCCGACCGGGGAAGCGGGGTGCCGGACTACGCGTTGGAGCGCGTGTTCGAGCGGTTCTATTCGCTGGCGCGGCCGGCCACCGGACAGCGCAGCTCGGGGTTGGGGTTGTCGTTCGTGCAGGAAGTGGCGCGGTTGCACGGGGGCAGGGTGACGTTGGTGAATCGAGAGGGTGGGGGAGCGGTGGCCGGCGTCTGGCTTCGGTGAGTCTGCAGCCACGCAGGGCGTGGCTCTACCCTCTGACTTCACATTCGCTTCAAACCTGGCGCACAGTCTGTTGGGAAGCTGGCACCCTTCCCAACCGAGGACGGGTGATGAAATCCCTGAAAATGCTGTTGCGGTTCGCCATCGTGGGCGGGCTGATCCTGTTGCTGCTGATTCCGTTGATGATGATCCGCGGGGTGATCAGCGAGCGCGAGGCGTATCGTGACCAGGCCTACCTGCGCGTGGCGCAGAGCCGGGCCGGGGCGCAGACCCTGACCGGGCCGATCCGGGTGGTGCCGTGGACCGACACCCGCCAGGTCGAAGTGGTGGATGCCACCGGCGTCCGCAAGGTCGAAACGCAGGTCGAGCAGAGCTACTGGCTGCAGATGCCGTCGAAGCTGGTCGTGGACGGCGGCATGGTGCCAGATGAACGCCGGATCGGCCTGTTCCGCGTGCCGGTGTACACCTGGAAGGCCAAGGTCAGTGCAGTGTTCAGCGATGACGACTACCCGATCAAGGTCGGCCGCGTGTACGGCACCCCATACCTGGCGGTCGGCATCGCAGACGTGCGTGGCCTGGTCGGCTCGCCCGACCTGAAGGTCGACGGCGAAGCGCTGACCCTGCAGCCGGGCATCGGCGATGTCAGTGGCATCGGCAAAGGCCTGCACGTGCCGCTGCAGGGCTTCACCGATACCACCGGTGGCCTGCTCAAGGCGAGCAAGGTGGACTTGTCGCTCGTGCTCGACGGGACCCGTTCGCTGGCGGTGGTGCCGGTGGGCGACGACAGCCGCATCGCGATCCGCTCGCCGTGGCCGCACCCGCTGTTCGGCGGCAGCTTCCTGCCGAACGAGCGTCGGGTGGACGAGAAGGGATTCGATGCGCAGTGGGCCGTTTCCTCGTTGGCTTCCGAGGCGCAGCGCCAGCTGCGCAGTGCCCGCGACGTGGAGCCGGAAACGGTCAGCGTGGAGCTGGTCAACCCGGTCGACATCTATACCCAGGCCGACCGCGCCAGCAAGTACGGCATCCTCTTCATCGTGCTGACGTTCGTCGGCTTCATCCTGTTCGAACTGATCAAGCAGCTCCGTATCCACCCGCTGCAGTACCTGATGGTCGGGCTGGCGCTGGCGATCTTCTTCCTGCTGCTGCTCAGCCTGTCCGAACACATCCCGTTCTGGGTGGCCTACGTGGTCTCGGCCGTGGCCTGTATCGGG
This portion of the Stenotrophomonas aracearum genome encodes:
- the creB gene encoding two-component system response regulator CreB, with product MNRPPHTVLVVEDEAAIADTVLYALRSEGYAAEHCLLGAHALQRLRQVPVDVVVLDVGLPDMSGFEVCRALRTFSQVPVIFLTARNDEFDRVLGLELGADDYMAKPFSPRELVARVRARLRRSGPVEEAGVVRWQPHGRFAIDREGRRIRFDDKALDLTRYEYALLAALLQRPGAILSRAQLMDRGWDSDTDSADRTVDTHVKTLRIKLRAAGADPDPIRTHRGVGYALEV
- the creC gene encoding two-component system sensor histidine kinase CreC, encoding MRLGLKLFLGFFLIVGIAAFFVMRVFVNEVKPGVRQAMEATLVDAANVLAEMAAPDLKAGHIDNGPFVANLARAQRRDPKAMVWRFPKRSLDYRVTITDARGIVVYDSTGQDIGRDNSRWNDVYRTLRGEYGARSSPETPGDEVHSVMHVAAPIHDPADATRLIGVLTLAQPNRSIDPFIAASQRAILQRSAWLIGISALIGLLMTAWLMHGVNRLNRYAQAVSAGEPVAPPKPRRDEIGDLGRALETMRRKLEGKAYVEQYVQSLTHEMKSPLAAIRGAAELLQEPLPEADRVHFARSIQGQEQRLTETIDKLLALAEVEQHGWLQTRERIAVAPLLQAAADAVAVRAQAAGVGVDVEAGADLEVQGDAYLLRQALNNLLENALAFSTEGSRITLGAVREGDAVVLRVADRGSGVPDYALERVFERFYSLARPATGQRSSGLGLSFVQEVARLHGGRVTLVNREGGGAVAGVWLR
- a CDS encoding 23S rRNA (adenine(2030)-N(6))-methyltransferase RlmJ → MNYHHAFHAGNHADVLKHIVQLALLDSFKRKDSPFFVLDTHGGAGRYLLASEESRKTLEAEDGVMRLMAQPTLPAVVERYLKAVQADNPVGAMVSYPGSPLLSAQAMREQDRMAVCELQDAETASLKALFAHDSRVAVLHADGYAQNKALLPPKANGVKIGRGLVLIDPPYEGQDAEYQRILASVGEILGRWPQASFAIWFPIKQRRTILHFLRKACALPVKSVLTVELLVRPDDSPLRLNGSGMLLLNPPWQFDQVLAPAMPALKQHLGEAGATTRLQWLKQAE
- the creD gene encoding cell envelope integrity protein CreD, with amino-acid sequence MKSLKMLLRFAIVGGLILLLLIPLMMIRGVISEREAYRDQAYLRVAQSRAGAQTLTGPIRVVPWTDTRQVEVVDATGVRKVETQVEQSYWLQMPSKLVVDGGMVPDERRIGLFRVPVYTWKAKVSAVFSDDDYPIKVGRVYGTPYLAVGIADVRGLVGSPDLKVDGEALTLQPGIGDVSGIGKGLHVPLQGFTDTTGGLLKASKVDLSLVLDGTRSLAVVPVGDDSRIAIRSPWPHPLFGGSFLPNERRVDEKGFDAQWAVSSLASEAQRQLRSARDVEPETVSVELVNPVDIYTQADRASKYGILFIVLTFVGFILFELIKQLRIHPLQYLMVGLALAIFFLLLLSLSEHIPFWVAYVVSAVACIGLQAVYLSGVLGSWLRGLGFAGMLTVLYGALYGLLVSENNALLMGSLLLFGVLTTAMWITRRIDWYELGASLK